Proteins co-encoded in one Alphaproteobacteria bacterium genomic window:
- the petA gene encoding ubiquinol-cytochrome c reductase iron-sulfur subunit, with translation MGTDHSVKDGDRRDFIILASQAMGALGAAAVAWPFIDSLNPSADVLALASTEVDISAIAEGQEIKVMWRGKPVFIRHRTAADIEEAKSVPLSELRDPEPDAARVKEGKEKWLVMVGVCTHLGCVPLGNMAGEYKGWFCPCHGSHYDTSGRIRKGPAPKNLLVPTYEFTSDTNILIG, from the coding sequence ATGGGCACAGATCATTCCGTAAAAGACGGCGACCGTCGCGATTTTATCATCCTGGCATCGCAAGCAATGGGCGCACTGGGTGCTGCCGCCGTTGCATGGCCATTTATTGACAGCTTGAATCCTTCGGCGGATGTATTGGCATTGGCATCAACTGAAGTGGATATTTCGGCGATTGCAGAAGGTCAGGAAATCAAGGTGATGTGGCGCGGTAAGCCTGTATTTATTCGTCACCGCACGGCGGCGGATATCGAGGAAGCCAAGTCTGTGCCGCTCAGTGAATTGCGCGATCCAGAGCCAGACGCTGCACGTGTGAAAGAAGGCAAAGAAAAGTGGCTGGTGATGGTCGGTGTCTGTACCCATTTAGGCTGCGTACCGCTTGGGAATATGGCGGGTGAATATAAAGGCTGGTTCTGCCCATGCCATGGTTCGCACTATGATACATCGGGTCGTATTCGCAAAGGCCCAGCACCGAAGAATCTGCTAGTTCCCACGTATGAATTCACGTCCGATACGAACATCCTCATCGGATAA
- a CDS encoding cytochrome b N-terminal domain-containing protein has protein sequence MANAPKEQKPGVMGWLDYRLPIFSTLQHTLVDYPAPKNLNYWWNFGSIAGICLVTQILTGLLLTMHYNPSAAGAFDSVEHIMRDVNYGWLMRYMHAVGASMFFTVVFVHIFRGLYYGSYKAPREVLWWLGIVILILMMATAFMGYVLPWGQMSFWGATVITNLFSAFPIVGDPIVTWLWGGFSVDHPTLNRFFALHFLLPFLIVGVVILHIIALHAHGSNNPTGIDAKGPQDKIPFHPYYTVKDFFGFGVFFIVYAAFIFFAPNYLGHADNYIPANPLVTPAHIVPEWYFLPFYAILRAFVFDIPFWALSLPVLAYAGFLKYGTWKRGECNVSNIGKAIGATLTIKCVCGNEPVGRVQRLLIVGGAGAFLLLLGLIGFVIEAKLAGVCAMFGALIVLFFLPWLDTSKVRSGNYRPVFKWFFWLFVVNALMLGWLGSKPAEGIYVIFSLIGTAYYFGYFLVILPLLGKYEKPRKLPESISASVIKGSH, from the coding sequence ATGGCTAATGCACCAAAAGAACAAAAACCTGGCGTGATGGGCTGGCTGGATTATCGCCTGCCGATTTTCTCGACATTGCAGCATACGTTAGTGGATTATCCTGCGCCTAAAAACCTGAACTATTGGTGGAACTTTGGTTCCATCGCGGGCATTTGCCTTGTGACGCAGATCCTCACGGGTTTATTGCTTACCATGCATTACAATCCCTCGGCGGCGGGTGCTTTTGATTCGGTCGAGCACATCATGCGTGATGTGAATTATGGCTGGCTGATGCGTTACATGCACGCGGTTGGCGCATCGATGTTCTTTACCGTCGTGTTTGTTCACATTTTCCGTGGGCTTTACTACGGTTCATACAAAGCACCACGCGAAGTGTTGTGGTGGCTTGGTATCGTCATCCTCATTCTCATGATGGCAACCGCATTCATGGGTTATGTGCTTCCATGGGGGCAAATGAGCTTCTGGGGCGCAACTGTAATCACCAATTTGTTCTCAGCCTTCCCAATCGTGGGCGACCCAATTGTTACATGGCTGTGGGGCGGTTTCTCGGTTGATCATCCGACGCTGAATCGCTTCTTCGCGCTGCACTTCTTGCTGCCATTCTTGATCGTTGGCGTAGTGATTCTGCACATCATCGCATTACACGCGCATGGCTCGAACAACCCAACGGGTATCGATGCTAAAGGCCCGCAGGATAAAATTCCGTTCCATCCTTACTACACGGTGAAAGACTTCTTCGGCTTTGGTGTGTTCTTCATTGTGTATGCGGCGTTCATTTTCTTCGCGCCGAATTATCTGGGTCATGCAGATAACTATATTCCTGCTAACCCGCTTGTTACCCCAGCGCACATTGTTCCTGAGTGGTACTTCCTACCGTTCTACGCGATTTTGCGCGCCTTCGTGTTCGACATTCCTTTCTGGGCGTTAAGTCTGCCTGTGTTGGCTTATGCTGGATTCCTCAAATACGGGACGTGGAAGCGTGGCGAATGTAACGTTAGCAATATCGGCAAAGCGATTGGTGCAACCCTCACCATAAAATGCGTGTGCGGTAATGAACCAGTTGGTCGTGTTCAGCGCTTATTGATTGTGGGTGGCGCAGGCGCATTCTTGCTGCTGCTTGGCCTTATCGGTTTTGTGATTGAAGCGAAACTCGCCGGTGTATGCGCCATGTTTGGTGCGTTGATCGTGCTGTTCTTCTTGCCATGGCTTGATACATCCAAAGTGCGTTCGGGTAATTATCGTCCCGTCTTCAAATGGTTCTTCTGGCTGTTTGTCGTCAACGCATTGATGCTGGGCTGGCTGGGCTCAAAACCAGCAGAGGGGATTTATGTGATCTTCTCGCTGATTGGTACGGCCTATTACTTCGGCTATTTCTTGGTGATTCTGCCATTACTCGGCAAATATGAGAAGCCACGCAAGCTGCCTGAATCTATCAGCGCATCTGTTATCAAAGGGAGCCACTAA
- a CDS encoding cytochrome c1 yields MRKISALLVFALLVPVASFAAGDAKHPRQQNWAFDGVFGKPDKLSIQRGLQVYREVCSACHGIKRVAFRTLTDVGFSEAEVKTMAAEYTVTDGPNDDGEMFERPARASDKFPSPYPNEKAARAAQNGAYPLDLSLIIKARHDGANYVYSLLTGYKDAPADVQVGEGLHYNPYFAGGQIAMTAPLKDDAVTYQDGTQATVDQMAHDVVNFLQWASEPEMESRKRMGIRVILFLTIMTGFFYVAKKRIWKDVH; encoded by the coding sequence ATGCGTAAGATCTCTGCTCTTTTGGTGTTTGCTCTTTTGGTGCCAGTGGCGAGCTTCGCTGCGGGTGATGCTAAACATCCACGCCAACAAAATTGGGCGTTTGATGGTGTTTTCGGTAAACCAGATAAACTATCCATTCAACGCGGATTACAGGTTTATCGCGAAGTATGTTCTGCATGCCATGGTATTAAACGCGTTGCATTCCGCACACTGACCGATGTGGGCTTTTCTGAAGCTGAAGTAAAAACGATGGCGGCAGAATATACCGTCACGGATGGTCCAAATGATGATGGTGAAATGTTCGAGCGCCCCGCACGCGCTTCCGACAAATTCCCTTCACCATATCCTAACGAAAAGGCGGCGCGCGCTGCACAAAATGGTGCTTACCCGCTTGATTTGAGTTTGATTATCAAAGCACGCCATGATGGTGCTAATTATGTCTATTCATTGCTGACGGGCTACAAAGATGCGCCTGCGGATGTTCAGGTTGGTGAGGGTCTGCATTACAACCCTTATTTTGCGGGCGGACAAATTGCGATGACTGCGCCACTCAAGGACGATGCGGTGACCTATCAGGACGGTACGCAAGCAACCGTTGACCAGATGGCGCATGACGTAGTGAATTTCCTACAATGGGCATCGGAGCCTGAGATGGAAAGCCGTAAGCGTATGGGCATTCGTGTCATACTCTTCCTCACTATTATGACAGGTTTCTTCTACGTGGCGAAGAAGCGCATCTGGAAAGACGTACACTAG
- a CDS encoding undecaprenyl-diphosphate phosphatase codes for MQLAHAFFLGILEGLTEFLPISSTGHLILAVDMLALSVPPDRVFEVVIQFGAILAICVLYFVKLWQVLRDALMGDAAAWRFIRNIALAFFPAVVIGILARDLIMATLFNPTVVALALISGGVIILLIERLRPLPTIHDTESMGWRVALMIGFVQCLAMIPGVSRSGATIMGARFIGMERRAAAEFSFFLAIPTMLGAASFQLYKTKAALSASDMEMIATGFLAAFFAALFVVRWALGFISKHGFAPFAYYRIALGSVILALLYI; via the coding sequence ATGCAGCTCGCCCACGCTTTTTTTCTTGGCATTCTGGAAGGACTCACCGAGTTTTTACCCATTTCTTCCACGGGTCACCTCATTCTTGCTGTCGATATGCTGGCGCTTTCTGTGCCGCCTGACCGTGTATTTGAGGTGGTCATTCAGTTCGGGGCGATTCTTGCTATTTGTGTGCTGTATTTTGTCAAACTATGGCAAGTGCTGCGTGATGCGCTGATGGGTGACGCAGCCGCATGGCGGTTTATTCGCAATATTGCCTTGGCTTTTTTCCCTGCGGTAGTCATCGGGATTTTGGCGCGCGACCTGATTATGGCGACGCTCTTTAACCCCACTGTGGTGGCGCTTGCGCTGATTTCGGGCGGTGTCATTATTCTGTTGATTGAGCGCTTGCGCCCACTGCCAACCATTCATGATACGGAGTCAATGGGTTGGCGCGTGGCGCTGATGATTGGCTTCGTTCAGTGTCTCGCCATGATACCTGGTGTTTCACGCTCGGGAGCGACGATTATGGGCGCGCGCTTCATTGGTATGGAGCGCAGAGCGGCGGCAGAATTCTCTTTCTTTTTAGCCATCCCGACTATGCTTGGTGCAGCAAGTTTCCAACTCTACAAAACCAAAGCTGCGCTTAGTGCAAGTGACATGGAAATGATCGCCACAGGATTTCTTGCCGCCTTTTTTGCAGCGCTTTTTGTGGTGCGTTGGGCGCTTGGGTTCATCAGCAAACACGGGTTTGCGCCTTTTGCATATTACCGCATAGCACTAGGAAGCGTGATTCTAGCGCTACTGTATATCTAG
- the murJ gene encoding murein biosynthesis integral membrane protein MurJ: MSLVKSSATIGFFTLLSRITGFVRDVIMANLIGASWLSDAFFVAFKLPNFFRRLFAEGAFNVAFIPSFASILTSEGRNEAMKFASEVLSILLMALLLLNAVFIIFMPWITPLFAPGFTDTPEKFNLTVTLSQITFPYILFISLVSLLGGVLNSFNKFAAPAANPILLNLCMIAGMLFLTHYTETPAHALAISVFVAGIVQLGWLIAICRNHAMLPSLLVPRITPKVKTMLLLMAPAALGSGVQQLNLLIDVIIASHIPDAVSYLYYADRITELPIGMIGVAIGTAMLPMMSKQIREGNKSAAQNSMNRGIELVMLFGFPATAALLALAEPIIRVLYFHGAFNAQDLVATYMALMAFTVGLPAFLLVKVFAPGFFANHDTKTPFKIAVLCVVINLILNLTLSIWLAHVGMALATSIAGWVNAGLMGYILHKRGIFVPDLTLKKRLIRMAVSAKIMVLAVIICNSLLAAFYHEGIVIRTATLGVVVTLGMVLYVFTAWYANALDKEQIGRLFRRNKS; the protein is encoded by the coding sequence ATGTCATTAGTAAAATCCAGTGCAACGATAGGTTTCTTTACCCTGCTCTCCCGCATAACGGGTTTCGTACGCGACGTTATCATGGCCAATCTTATCGGCGCGAGCTGGCTATCAGACGCATTCTTTGTTGCGTTCAAGCTTCCGAATTTCTTTCGCAGGCTCTTTGCCGAAGGCGCATTTAACGTTGCCTTTATTCCTTCTTTTGCCTCCATTCTAACGAGCGAGGGGCGCAATGAGGCAATGAAGTTCGCCTCCGAGGTGCTGAGTATTTTGTTGATGGCGCTGCTGTTACTCAATGCCGTCTTCATCATTTTCATGCCGTGGATCACTCCCCTTTTTGCACCAGGCTTCACAGACACGCCTGAGAAATTCAATCTCACGGTTACGCTCTCGCAAATCACATTTCCCTATATTTTGTTTATTTCTCTCGTTTCACTACTTGGCGGTGTGTTGAATAGCTTCAATAAATTTGCGGCACCTGCGGCAAACCCCATCTTGCTCAATCTCTGCATGATTGCGGGGATGCTTTTCCTAACACATTATACCGAAACACCCGCCCATGCGCTGGCCATATCGGTGTTTGTTGCGGGTATTGTTCAGCTTGGTTGGCTAATTGCGATTTGCCGCAATCACGCCATGCTGCCTTCGTTGCTTGTACCGCGCATCACGCCCAAAGTGAAAACCATGCTGCTACTCATGGCGCCTGCCGCGCTGGGTTCTGGGGTACAGCAGCTCAATTTGCTGATTGATGTGATCATCGCCTCGCACATTCCCGACGCGGTGTCATACCTCTATTATGCCGACCGCATCACCGAGCTTCCGATTGGTATGATAGGCGTAGCCATAGGCACAGCCATGCTACCAATGATGAGTAAGCAAATCCGTGAAGGCAACAAATCTGCTGCACAAAACAGCATGAATCGTGGCATTGAATTGGTCATGTTATTCGGCTTTCCAGCAACGGCAGCTTTATTGGCACTTGCTGAGCCAATCATCCGCGTACTCTACTTCCATGGCGCCTTTAACGCGCAGGACTTAGTGGCAACCTACATGGCGCTCATGGCATTCACCGTTGGCCTTCCCGCCTTCTTGTTGGTCAAAGTATTTGCGCCTGGGTTTTTTGCCAATCACGACACAAAGACACCTTTCAAAATCGCCGTGCTGTGCGTGGTGATTAATTTAATCCTGAATCTCACGCTGAGCATCTGGTTGGCGCATGTTGGTATGGCACTCGCCACCTCGATTGCGGGGTGGGTGAATGCTGGATTGATGGGCTACATCCTGCATAAACGCGGTATTTTCGTGCCTGATTTGACGCTCAAAAAGCGTCTGATTCGCATGGCTGTTTCCGCTAAAATCATGGTGCTGGCCGTCATCATATGCAATAGCCTTCTCGCCGCATTTTATCATGAGGGAATTGTCATACGCACCGCAACACTTGGCGTAGTGGTAACCTTGGGCATGGTGCTGTATGTGTTCACTGCATGGTACGCAAATGCGCTCGACAAAGAGCAAATCGGTCGTCTGTTCCGTCGCAACAAGTCCTAG
- a CDS encoding bifunctional riboflavin kinase/FAD synthetase, protein MRLIRLSVDDNYQSPVASAVAIGNFDGLHLGHQAVIDAMLIEAKLRGLEPSVLTFEPHPRRYFSKAKQAFRLQTLGEKLRLLRDAGVKQVFLARFNAALSGLHAEAFVHQILHQKLAARHVVTGTNFAFGKARTGNAALLTRLLTSYSATHAQIAPVKVGHSVCSSTAIREALEDSDMQKAACLLGRPYLLSGRVQHGDKRGRLLGYPTANLHFSPELLLPKFGIYAVRTNKGDGVANLGIRPMYRSASPLLEVHLFDVNADLYGQMLQVECVQRLRGEEHFSSEQELVEQMASDCNLARKLLG, encoded by the coding sequence ATGCGCCTGATTCGTCTTTCTGTCGATGATAATTACCAAAGCCCTGTGGCGAGCGCTGTGGCTATCGGTAATTTTGACGGGCTGCATCTTGGCCACCAAGCGGTGATCGATGCCATGTTGATTGAGGCGAAATTACGCGGACTTGAGCCGAGCGTTCTCACCTTCGAGCCACACCCTCGGCGCTATTTTAGCAAAGCAAAGCAGGCCTTTCGCTTACAGACGCTTGGCGAGAAATTGCGCCTGCTGCGCGATGCAGGTGTGAAGCAGGTGTTTCTGGCACGGTTTAATGCAGCACTTTCGGGGCTTCATGCAGAAGCATTTGTGCATCAGATACTGCACCAAAAGCTTGCAGCGCGCCATGTGGTGACGGGTACGAATTTTGCGTTTGGCAAAGCGCGCACGGGTAATGCCGCGTTGCTGACGCGTTTATTGACATCGTATAGTGCTACCCACGCGCAAATTGCGCCCGTAAAGGTTGGGCATAGTGTTTGTTCCTCTACGGCGATTCGTGAAGCGCTGGAAGATAGTGATATGCAGAAAGCCGCTTGTTTATTGGGGCGGCCTTATCTGCTTTCTGGGCGTGTGCAACATGGCGATAAGCGAGGCCGATTATTGGGCTATCCAACGGCGAATCTGCATTTCTCGCCTGAGCTGCTTTTGCCTAAATTTGGTATATATGCTGTACGCACCAATAAGGGTGATGGTGTGGCAAATCTCGGCATACGCCCGATGTATCGCAGCGCTAGCCCGTTACTGGAAGTGCATTTGTTTGATGTGAATGCAGACCTTTATGGGCAGATGCTACAGGTTGAATGTGTGCAGCGTTTGCGTGGAGAAGAGCATTTTAGCAGCGAGCAGGAATTGGTCGAACAAATGGCAAGTGATTGCAACCTTGCCCGCAAGCTATTAGGGTAA
- the lspA gene encoding signal peptidase II, translating into MLIVIALIVLADQFVKFAMLEWVNVDARPAIIITSWFKLVMVWNHGISFGMLSAPETYVPYFLIAVALIISAVLARLCLHSKRPAEWIGYSLVIGGALGNVVDRLRFGAVADFFYFHIGDLGWPAFNIADAAICIGVAILLFHSLFFNRHAA; encoded by the coding sequence ATGCTTATCGTGATTGCGCTTATTGTGCTGGCGGACCAATTCGTAAAATTTGCCATGCTTGAGTGGGTAAATGTAGATGCGCGCCCTGCGATTATCATCACCTCATGGTTTAAATTGGTGATGGTGTGGAATCACGGTATCAGCTTTGGAATGTTGTCTGCCCCTGAAACCTATGTGCCATACTTCTTGATTGCTGTGGCGCTAATCATCTCTGCCGTATTGGCGCGTTTGTGCCTGCATTCGAAGCGCCCTGCGGAGTGGATTGGCTATAGTCTCGTTATTGGCGGGGCCTTGGGAAATGTGGTGGACCGACTTCGATTTGGGGCGGTGGCAGACTTTTTCTATTTTCATATCGGTGATTTGGGCTGGCCTGCCTTTAATATCGCGGATGCGGCGATTTGTATCGGGGTTGCTATCTTATTGTTCCACAGCCTGTTTTTTAACCGTCACGCGGCTTGA
- a CDS encoding DUF3035 domain-containing protein, producing MRIHLTPLIITALLLTACEGNEVREAVGLTREAPDEFVVVSRPPLSVPPDFDLKPPRPGEIRAAESTENQAKKLILKDDGTTQATVETMEPAPKSVETALDPVISSDAKTSAESSFLGKLGAENADPEIRQKLGADITAPKDTSNEKSLLDKLTKGEGEEPIVDAKKEAKRIRKNKEKGKPINKGKVPEADESRSVIDKIF from the coding sequence ATGCGTATCCACCTGACCCCTCTTATCATAACAGCGCTGTTGCTCACGGCTTGCGAAGGCAATGAAGTTCGCGAGGCGGTGGGACTTACTCGCGAAGCGCCGGATGAGTTTGTGGTGGTGTCGCGCCCGCCACTTTCGGTGCCGCCTGATTTTGACCTCAAGCCGCCGCGTCCAGGCGAGATACGCGCCGCAGAATCCACCGAGAATCAGGCGAAGAAGCTGATTTTGAAAGATGATGGTACAACTCAAGCAACCGTTGAAACGATGGAGCCCGCGCCAAAGAGCGTTGAGACGGCACTGGATCCCGTTATCTCAAGTGATGCAAAGACGTCTGCTGAATCAAGCTTCCTAGGTAAGCTTGGTGCTGAGAATGCGGATCCAGAAATTCGTCAAAAGCTTGGCGCTGATATAACCGCCCCCAAAGATACGTCGAACGAAAAGTCGCTACTCGATAAGCTTACTAAAGGCGAAGGCGAAGAGCCCATTGTCGATGCGAAGAAAGAAGCAAAGCGCATTCGCAAAAATAAAGAAAAAGGTAAGCCGATTAATAAAGGCAAGGTGCCAGAAGCTGACGAAAGTCGCTCCGTCATCGATAAGATTTTCTAA
- a CDS encoding insulinase family protein: MLKKFFIPLVIVLLGAVAAVYFYTAAPRADAYDIKQAVPVESFTLRNGLRVVVMPNDRIPAVEHALFVRVGAADDPYGKTGLAHYLEHLMFTGTKNFPEGEYDRTIARFGGEHNAYTTRDYTTYFVTIAKEHLPQVMAMEADRLEHLTLDTARAAREIPVIQEERKWRVDNRLTALLAEEMDAVQLLNHPYRQPMIGWPEDIERFTVKDAREFMARHYRPSNMVLVVAGDVEVAEVRKLAQQHYGPLRAGIQPKRQWPSEVLPSRSERRVILRDARVEQSQLVRSYVAPTINFAESKDAMPLHVWAQYLGGGTTSVLYNELVRNQKLATSVAVDYSDWFEGPSSVTIVAEPAQGVTIEQLESALDQSLTRALGTVPDSNDIGRAKKLLKAETIYAQDGLSPLAHVMGQLYILGKDERVFYHWGDALDAVTPQQMMQAAKAVMVPSRQVTGVLLPTQTEGSHAP; encoded by the coding sequence ATGTTGAAGAAATTTTTCATACCCCTCGTCATCGTGTTGCTTGGAGCGGTGGCGGCTGTATATTTTTATACCGCAGCGCCGCGCGCGGACGCGTATGATATCAAACAGGCGGTGCCTGTAGAGAGCTTTACGCTGCGTAATGGTTTGCGCGTTGTGGTCATGCCGAATGATCGTATTCCTGCTGTTGAGCATGCGCTTTTTGTACGGGTTGGTGCGGCAGATGATCCGTATGGCAAAACTGGCCTTGCGCATTACCTTGAGCATTTGATGTTCACGGGTACCAAGAATTTTCCCGAGGGCGAATATGATCGAACCATCGCCCGCTTTGGTGGCGAACATAATGCGTACACCACGCGTGACTACACCACCTATTTTGTGACGATTGCCAAAGAACATTTGCCGCAAGTAATGGCAATGGAGGCGGATAGACTCGAACATCTAACGCTTGATACAGCGCGTGCAGCACGTGAAATTCCAGTGATCCAAGAAGAGCGTAAATGGCGCGTCGATAATCGATTGACTGCACTGCTAGCTGAAGAGATGGATGCGGTGCAGTTGCTAAATCACCCGTATCGCCAACCGATGATTGGCTGGCCAGAGGATATTGAGCGCTTCACGGTAAAAGATGCGCGCGAATTCATGGCAAGACATTATCGACCAAGCAATATGGTGTTGGTAGTGGCGGGGGATGTAGAAGTGGCGGAAGTGCGCAAATTGGCGCAGCAGCATTATGGACCATTACGGGCGGGCATACAGCCCAAGCGCCAGTGGCCTAGTGAGGTGTTGCCTAGCCGTTCCGAGCGACGGGTGATTTTGCGCGACGCGCGTGTCGAGCAATCGCAGTTGGTGCGTTCTTATGTAGCGCCAACCATTAACTTTGCCGAATCTAAAGACGCGATGCCACTACATGTATGGGCGCAATATTTGGGCGGCGGCACGACAAGTGTTTTATATAACGAACTTGTGCGTAATCAGAAACTCGCCACTTCGGTTGCAGTGGATTATAGCGATTGGTTTGAGGGCCCCAGCAGCGTGACGATTGTGGCTGAGCCTGCGCAGGGCGTGACGATTGAGCAGCTAGAGTCGGCGCTTGATCAGTCGCTGACGCGGGCACTTGGCACGGTGCCTGACAGCAACGATATTGGCCGAGCTAAGAAGCTTCTAAAAGCGGAAACAATATATGCACAAGATGGTTTGTCGCCATTAGCGCATGTGATGGGGCAGCTTTATATTCTGGGGAAAGATGAGCGCGTGTTTTATCACTGGGGTGACGCGCTGGACGCAGTAACGCCACAGCAAATGATGCAGGCAGCAAAAGCGGTGATGGTTCCTTCTCGTCAAGTGACGGGCGTATTATTGCCAACACAAACGGAGGGTTCGCATGCTCCGTAA
- a CDS encoding insulinase family protein, with protein sequence MLRNLIASLFLLAPFAAQAVEVETTTLDRDVVAWYASNDTLPVVHIVLSFEGAGYASDPQDTLGLAQLTATMLLEGAGKYDALAFQEALEENAISIDTTVSADRLLVHIHTLKEHAPLAGKLVTLALTKPRLDGADIARIKAAQQSDLYRASESAEYRAARMFAQKAFANHPYANPKLGDAEGIARVSESDVRQFIDTYLTSGNLTVSAAGDVDDALLDDMLSPLIRALPNNETGVVGVANSSVQAQGTFIDDGMNVPQSTVLFAAPGIRRSDPEFYAAYLLMEVVGGGGNLTSRLNQELRQKDGLVYSVSAGLDEYRGAVLLNGALSTRNIKRDEAIERVKETLRDLYMKGVTTQECSDIKTFVKGNFPLQMDNTRSIASMLLTMQIFDLGEDYIAKRNDYFDAVSCSDMNRAAKTLLDPSRLLFISVGGKPEAEKTP encoded by the coding sequence ATGCTCCGTAATCTTATCGCATCACTGTTCTTGTTGGCACCATTTGCTGCACAAGCGGTGGAGGTGGAAACCACCACACTCGATCGTGATGTGGTGGCATGGTATGCATCGAATGACACATTACCTGTAGTGCACATTGTACTATCGTTTGAAGGTGCTGGCTATGCAAGTGACCCGCAGGATACACTCGGTTTGGCGCAGCTCACTGCGACCATGTTGCTAGAAGGTGCAGGGAAGTATGACGCGTTAGCTTTCCAAGAAGCGCTTGAAGAAAATGCCATCAGCATTGATACCACCGTGAGCGCCGATAGGTTGTTGGTGCATATTCACACACTGAAAGAACATGCGCCATTGGCAGGAAAATTGGTCACGCTTGCTTTGACCAAGCCGCGCCTGGATGGTGCGGATATCGCGCGCATCAAAGCGGCACAACAATCCGACCTTTATCGTGCGAGCGAAAGTGCCGAGTACCGCGCGGCGCGCATGTTCGCACAAAAAGCATTCGCGAATCACCCCTATGCCAACCCAAAGCTTGGTGATGCGGAGGGGATAGCTCGCGTGAGCGAAAGCGATGTGCGCCAATTCATCGATACATACCTCACTTCTGGTAATCTTACCGTATCTGCCGCAGGAGACGTGGATGATGCATTGCTTGATGATATGCTTTCGCCATTGATTCGCGCGTTACCAAATAATGAGACAGGTGTGGTTGGCGTTGCTAATAGCTCGGTTCAGGCGCAAGGCACCTTTATTGATGATGGAATGAATGTACCACAATCAACCGTATTATTTGCCGCGCCAGGTATTCGCCGCAGTGACCCAGAATTTTACGCGGCTTATTTACTCATGGAAGTTGTGGGTGGTGGCGGTAATCTGACTTCACGCTTGAATCAGGAACTTCGTCAAAAAGACGGTCTTGTTTATTCGGTCTCTGCTGGGCTTGATGAATATCGTGGTGCGGTGCTGCTGAATGGCGCACTTTCCACGCGCAACATCAAGCGCGATGAGGCGATAGAGCGTGTCAAAGAGACGCTTCGTGATCTTTATATGAAAGGCGTAACTACGCAGGAATGTTCTGATATCAAGACATTTGTGAAGGGTAACTTCCCATTACAAATGGATAATACGCGCAGCATTGCCTCGATGCTACTCACCATGCAAATTTTTGATTTGGGTGAGGACTATATCGCTAAGCGTAATGATTATTTTGATGCAGTAAGCTGCAGCGATATGAATCGCGCCGCTAAAACATTGCTCGACCCATCGCGCCTGCTATTTATTAGTGTGGGCGGCAAACCAGAGGCAGAAAAAACGCCATGA